From Caulobacter segnis, a single genomic window includes:
- the mutM gene encoding bifunctional DNA-formamidopyrimidine glycosylase/DNA-(apurinic or apyrimidinic site) lyase, protein MPELPEVETVRRGLEPVLSGARLVRVRANRPDLRFPLPDGFVQRLTGAKILQLDRRAKYILAPLDRGDTLVMHLGMTGRFEIAAPEGTVRPGDFAREVKPDDKHAHVVFETEAGATVTYYDPRRFGFMDLIQTDRVSHHPWFATMGPEPLGEGFDAKTLEKAFANRKQGPKTLLLDQRTVAGLGNIYVCEALHRAHISPFKPSGGIAPKRLPPLTTAIKDVLAEAVEVGGSSLKDFAAADGALGYFQHRFRVYDREGEPCPTSGCKGVIAREVQAGRSTFFCPVCQV, encoded by the coding sequence TTGCCCGAATTGCCCGAAGTGGAGACCGTCCGACGCGGTCTCGAGCCCGTCCTGTCCGGCGCGCGCCTGGTCCGCGTGCGCGCCAACCGCCCCGACCTGCGCTTCCCGCTGCCCGACGGCTTCGTCCAGCGGCTGACCGGGGCGAAGATCCTGCAACTCGACCGCCGGGCCAAGTACATCCTGGCGCCGCTGGATCGCGGCGACACCCTGGTGATGCACCTGGGCATGACTGGCCGCTTCGAGATCGCCGCCCCGGAAGGGACCGTGAGGCCCGGCGACTTCGCCCGCGAGGTCAAGCCCGACGACAAGCACGCCCACGTGGTGTTCGAGACCGAAGCAGGGGCCACCGTCACCTATTACGACCCGCGCCGGTTCGGCTTCATGGACCTGATCCAGACCGACCGGGTCAGCCATCATCCCTGGTTCGCGACCATGGGTCCCGAGCCGCTGGGCGAGGGCTTCGACGCCAAGACCCTGGAAAAGGCCTTCGCCAATCGCAAGCAGGGACCCAAGACCCTGCTGCTGGACCAGCGCACCGTCGCGGGCCTGGGCAATATCTATGTGTGCGAGGCCCTGCACCGCGCGCACATCTCGCCGTTCAAGCCGTCGGGCGGGATCGCGCCGAAACGCCTGCCGCCCCTGACCACGGCGATCAAGGACGTCCTGGCCGAGGCCGTCGAGGTCGGCGGCTCGTCGCTGAAGGACTTCGCCGCCGCCGATGGGGCGCTGGGCTATTTCCAGCACCGCTTCCGCGTCTACGACCGCGAGGGCGAGCCGTGCCCGACCTCCGGCTGCAAAGGCGTCATCGCCCGCGAGGTCCAGGCGGGGCGGTCGACCTTCTTCTGTCCGGTCTGCCAGGTGTGA
- a CDS encoding class I SAM-dependent methyltransferase has translation MSNTSASFGFTDVDASLKAGLVRGVFDRVAKNYDIMNDLMSGGVHRLWKDAVAARLNPQPGEVIIDCAGGTGDMARRFAKMARNAQERRGGPDATINIVDYNAEMIMAGIERGGEPEITWTVGDAQRLPLPDNYANAYVISFGIRNVTDIDAALREARRVLKPGGRFLCLEFSRPVTEALAKAYDAYSFKVIPQVGEWVAKDRDAYQYLVESIRRFPDQRTFAGMIETAGFKRVTYTNFTGGVAALHQGWAL, from the coding sequence ATGAGCAACACCTCCGCCAGCTTCGGTTTCACGGATGTCGACGCCTCGCTGAAGGCGGGCCTGGTGCGCGGGGTCTTCGACCGCGTCGCCAAGAACTACGACATCATGAACGACCTGATGAGCGGCGGGGTGCACCGGCTCTGGAAGGACGCCGTGGCCGCGCGCCTCAATCCGCAGCCGGGCGAGGTGATCATCGACTGCGCCGGCGGCACCGGCGACATGGCCCGCCGCTTCGCCAAGATGGCCCGGAACGCCCAGGAGCGGCGCGGCGGTCCGGACGCCACCATCAACATCGTCGACTACAACGCCGAGATGATCATGGCCGGCATCGAGCGCGGCGGCGAGCCCGAGATCACCTGGACCGTCGGCGACGCCCAGCGCCTGCCGCTGCCGGACAACTACGCCAACGCCTATGTGATCAGCTTCGGCATCCGCAACGTCACCGACATCGACGCGGCCCTGCGCGAGGCGCGCCGGGTGCTGAAGCCCGGCGGCCGCTTCCTGTGCCTGGAGTTCTCGCGGCCGGTGACCGAGGCCCTGGCCAAGGCCTACGACGCCTACAGTTTCAAGGTCATTCCGCAGGTCGGAGAATGGGTCGCCAAGGACCGCGACGCCTATCAGTACCTGGTCGAGAGCATCCGCCGCTTCCCCGACCAGCGCACCTTCGCCGGCATGATCGAGACCGCCGGCTTCAAGCGCGTGACCTACACCAACTTCACCGGCGGCGTGGCGGCCCTGCACCAGGGCTGGGCGCTCTGA
- the ubiB gene encoding 2-polyprenylphenol 6-hydroxylase, translated as MPSLSAFLRLTGAGWALVRADALIPREVEPQLPPAAKLAGRLLRMFAGGAAKRGRPGQRLADVLEKQGPAAIKMGQFLSTRADIFGTAFAEDLAHLKDRLPPFPLAIAEAEIQRNLGRPLGEIYAEIGEPVAAASLAQAHPAVLLDGRKAAVKVLRPGVERQVARDSAVLRLAARLAEQLAPASRRLKPTEFVEVVIRALDLEMDLRFEAAGCAELGEAMATDPYMRAPLVCWEGVGKRVLTLTWAEGVALSDPAALELPGLDRKALAENITRGFLAQALDHGLFHADLHEGNLFVAAPSAVTAVDYGIIGRLGPGERRYLAEILYGFLNRDYARVAKVHFDAGYVPAHQDVDAFAQALRAVGEPVFGRNAREVSMGRLLAQLFEITALFDMALRPELVLLQKTMVTVEGVARRIDPTHDLWAAADPVVRRWIGRELSPAAKARDFAEEALRAIKALARLAEAPPPAPVVVAERQHSWPLLWFLVGAATAGAAFVTGLLLAPHPPL; from the coding sequence TTGCCTAGCCTTTCCGCATTTCTCCGCCTGACCGGCGCGGGCTGGGCCCTGGTCCGGGCCGACGCCCTGATCCCGCGCGAGGTCGAGCCTCAGCTGCCGCCGGCCGCCAAGCTGGCCGGCCGGCTGCTGCGCATGTTCGCCGGTGGCGCGGCCAAGCGCGGCCGGCCGGGCCAGCGGCTGGCCGACGTGCTGGAAAAGCAGGGTCCGGCCGCGATCAAGATGGGCCAGTTCCTGTCGACCCGCGCCGACATCTTCGGGACCGCCTTCGCCGAGGACCTGGCCCATCTGAAGGACCGCCTGCCGCCGTTCCCTCTGGCCATCGCCGAGGCCGAGATCCAGCGCAACCTCGGCAGGCCGCTGGGCGAGATCTACGCCGAGATCGGCGAACCGGTCGCCGCCGCCTCCCTGGCCCAGGCCCATCCGGCCGTGCTGCTGGACGGCCGCAAGGCGGCGGTGAAGGTGCTGCGCCCCGGCGTCGAGCGCCAGGTGGCCCGCGACAGCGCCGTGCTGCGCCTGGCCGCGCGCCTGGCCGAGCAACTGGCTCCCGCCTCGCGCCGCCTGAAGCCCACCGAGTTCGTCGAGGTGGTGATCCGGGCCCTGGACCTGGAGATGGACCTGCGCTTCGAGGCCGCCGGCTGCGCCGAGCTTGGCGAAGCCATGGCGACCGATCCCTACATGCGCGCGCCGCTGGTCTGCTGGGAGGGCGTCGGCAAGCGCGTCCTGACCCTGACCTGGGCCGAGGGCGTGGCGCTATCGGACCCCGCCGCGCTGGAGCTGCCCGGCCTGGATCGCAAGGCCCTGGCCGAGAACATCACCCGCGGGTTCCTGGCCCAGGCCCTGGACCACGGCCTGTTCCACGCCGACCTGCACGAGGGCAACCTGTTCGTGGCCGCGCCCAGCGCCGTAACCGCCGTCGACTACGGGATCATCGGCCGCCTGGGCCCGGGCGAGCGCCGCTACCTGGCCGAAATCCTGTACGGCTTCCTGAACCGCGACTACGCCCGCGTGGCCAAGGTGCATTTCGACGCCGGCTATGTGCCCGCCCACCAGGACGTGGACGCCTTCGCCCAGGCCCTGCGCGCCGTGGGCGAGCCGGTGTTCGGCCGCAACGCCCGCGAGGTCTCGATGGGCCGCCTGCTGGCCCAGCTGTTCGAGATCACCGCCCTGTTCGACATGGCCCTGCGGCCGGAACTGGTTTTGCTGCAGAAAACCATGGTCACCGTCGAGGGCGTGGCCCGCCGCATCGATCCGACTCACGACCTGTGGGCCGCCGCCGACCCGGTGGTGCGCCGCTGGATCGGCCGCGAGCTGTCGCCCGCCGCCAAGGCCCGCGACTTCGCCGAAGAGGCCCTGCGCGCCATCAAGGCCCTGGCCCGCCTGGCCGAGGCCCCGCCCCCAGCGCCCGTCGTGGTGGCCGAGCGCCAGCACAGCTGGCCGCTGCTATGGTTCCTGGTCGGGGCGGCGACGGCCGGCGCGGCCTTCGTCACCGGCCTGCTGCTGGCGCCGCATCCGCCCCTCTAG
- the coaBC gene encoding bifunctional phosphopantothenoylcysteine decarboxylase/phosphopantothenate--cysteine ligase CoaBC, whose product MKDKRVLLIVGGGVAAYKALLLTRLLRKAGIAVRPILTKAGAEFVTPLSLAALAEDKVYQELFSLTDEHEMGHIELSRSADLIVVAPATADLIAKAAGGFAGDLASTTLLATDKPVLMAPAMNVRMWLHPATQRNIATLKADGVSFVGPDEGAMACGEFGPGRLVEPEEIFAAIVAMLEGPAARPLQGKRALVTAGPTFEPIDPVRGITNRSSGKQGFAIAEALAKLGAEVTLIAGPVAQPTPVGVKRVDVETARQMLAASQAALPSDVGVFVAAVADWRVDEAFGTKLKKEKGGPPALTFVENPDILATLSASGPRRPKLVIGFAAETDHVEEHARAKLARKGCDWIIANDVTEPGVMGGGENAVLLITQDGTERWDRAAKDQVAGQIAARIAKALG is encoded by the coding sequence GTGAAAGACAAGCGGGTTCTTCTGATCGTCGGCGGCGGGGTGGCGGCCTATAAGGCGCTGCTGCTGACCCGGCTGCTGCGCAAGGCCGGGATCGCCGTGCGGCCGATCCTGACCAAGGCCGGGGCCGAGTTCGTGACGCCCCTGTCCCTGGCCGCCCTGGCCGAGGACAAGGTCTATCAGGAGCTGTTCTCGCTAACCGACGAGCATGAGATGGGTCATATCGAGCTGTCGCGCTCGGCCGACCTGATCGTGGTCGCGCCCGCGACCGCCGACCTGATCGCCAAGGCGGCCGGCGGCTTCGCGGGCGACCTGGCCTCCACCACCCTGCTGGCCACCGACAAGCCGGTGCTGATGGCCCCGGCCATGAACGTGCGGATGTGGCTGCACCCGGCCACCCAGCGCAACATCGCCACCCTGAAGGCGGATGGCGTCAGCTTCGTCGGGCCCGACGAGGGCGCGATGGCCTGTGGCGAGTTCGGGCCCGGACGCCTGGTCGAGCCGGAAGAGATCTTCGCGGCCATCGTGGCGATGCTGGAGGGCCCCGCCGCCCGCCCGCTTCAGGGCAAGCGCGCCCTGGTCACGGCAGGCCCGACCTTCGAGCCGATCGATCCGGTGCGAGGCATCACCAACCGCTCCAGCGGCAAGCAGGGCTTCGCGATCGCCGAGGCGCTGGCGAAACTCGGCGCGGAGGTCACCCTGATCGCCGGTCCCGTGGCCCAGCCCACGCCGGTCGGCGTCAAGCGGGTCGATGTCGAGACCGCTCGCCAGATGCTGGCCGCCAGCCAGGCCGCCCTGCCCTCCGACGTCGGGGTGTTCGTGGCCGCCGTCGCCGACTGGCGCGTCGACGAGGCGTTCGGGACCAAGCTGAAGAAGGAAAAGGGCGGCCCGCCGGCCCTGACCTTCGTCGAGAACCCCGACATCCTGGCCACCCTGTCGGCCAGCGGCCCCCGGCGCCCCAAATTGGTCATCGGCTTCGCGGCCGAGACCGACCATGTCGAGGAGCACGCCCGCGCCAAGCTGGCGCGAAAGGGCTGCGACTGGATCATCGCCAATGACGTGACCGAGCCGGGCGTGATGGGCGGCGGCGAGAACGCCGTGCTGCTGATCACCCAGGACGGGACCGAGCGCTGGGACCGCGCGGCCAAGGACCAGGTGGCCGGCCAGATCGCGGCGCGGATCGCGAAGGCGCTCGGGTAA
- the dut gene encoding dUTP diphosphatase, translated as MSAIPAGLAIRFKRWEGNADLPVPAYATSGAAGFDLRAHVPENEPIVLKPGSRCMAPTGFSVAVPDGWEMQVRPRSGLAFKNGVTVTNAPGTVDSDYRGQVCVLLINLGEEDFTIRRGDRIAQGVIAAAPQWPLVEVDDLDATDRGAGGFGSTGSK; from the coding sequence ATGTCCGCCATTCCCGCCGGTCTCGCCATCCGCTTCAAGCGTTGGGAAGGCAATGCCGACCTGCCGGTTCCGGCCTATGCGACCAGCGGCGCGGCGGGCTTCGATCTGCGGGCCCACGTGCCGGAGAACGAACCTATCGTTCTGAAACCGGGCTCGCGCTGCATGGCCCCGACCGGCTTTTCGGTGGCGGTGCCGGACGGCTGGGAGATGCAGGTTCGCCCGCGCTCGGGCCTGGCCTTCAAGAACGGCGTCACGGTGACCAACGCGCCGGGCACCGTCGACAGCGACTATCGCGGTCAGGTCTGCGTGCTGCTGATCAATCTGGGCGAAGAGGACTTCACGATCCGCCGGGGCGACCGCATCGCCCAGGGGGTCATCGCGGCGGCCCCGCAATGGCCGCTGGTCGAGGTCGACGACCTGGACGCCACCGATCGCGGCGCGGGCGGCTTCGGCTCGACCGGCTCGAAATAG
- a CDS encoding HlyD family secretion protein, which produces MATPGNKKLVPMIVGGVVLVGVVVGGTLWFIDKQRYEATDNAFVQADTVQVSPQVSGYVAEVLVADNQRVEAGQVLARIDPSTFQARLDQAIANAGAADAAIRAVDDKNSLEQAMIAQKAAGVTSAQADAGRARADLDRYDALAKQGWVSQQKVQTERAAATQTTASVASAQAALEAERRAAQSLGSAKAQAVAQSAAAHAAVEQAKLDLERTTIRAPVAGVVGARSVRPGQLVQPGVALMSVVPLGRAFIVANFKETQVARIRVGQPVEIKADAFGKQKIVGKVDSFAPATGQEFALIPVENAVGNFTKITQRLPVKIVVDRSQLGQALRPGLSVEIKVDVRDRSGPSFAEAAQVTPQVARQGVDR; this is translated from the coding sequence ATGGCGACGCCGGGTAACAAGAAGCTGGTTCCGATGATCGTCGGCGGGGTCGTCCTCGTCGGCGTGGTCGTCGGCGGGACGCTGTGGTTCATCGACAAGCAGCGCTACGAGGCGACCGACAACGCCTTTGTCCAGGCCGACACCGTGCAGGTCAGCCCGCAGGTCTCGGGCTATGTCGCCGAGGTGCTGGTGGCCGACAACCAGCGGGTCGAGGCCGGCCAGGTGCTAGCCAGGATCGATCCGTCGACCTTCCAGGCCCGCCTGGACCAGGCCATCGCCAATGCCGGCGCCGCCGACGCGGCCATCCGCGCCGTCGACGACAAGAACAGCCTGGAACAGGCGATGATCGCCCAGAAGGCCGCCGGCGTGACCAGCGCCCAGGCCGACGCCGGCCGCGCCAGAGCCGACCTCGATCGCTACGACGCCCTGGCCAAGCAAGGCTGGGTCTCGCAGCAGAAGGTCCAGACCGAGCGCGCCGCCGCCACCCAGACCACCGCCAGCGTCGCGAGCGCCCAGGCCGCGCTGGAAGCCGAACGCCGCGCCGCCCAGTCGCTGGGCTCGGCCAAGGCCCAGGCCGTGGCGCAGTCCGCCGCCGCCCATGCCGCTGTCGAGCAAGCCAAGCTGGACCTGGAGCGCACCACGATCCGCGCGCCGGTCGCCGGCGTGGTCGGCGCCCGCTCGGTCCGTCCGGGCCAGCTGGTCCAGCCGGGCGTCGCGCTGATGTCGGTGGTGCCGCTGGGCCGCGCCTTCATCGTCGCCAATTTCAAGGAAACCCAGGTCGCCCGCATCCGCGTCGGCCAGCCGGTCGAGATCAAGGCCGACGCCTTCGGCAAGCAGAAGATCGTCGGCAAGGTCGACAGCTTCGCCCCCGCCACCGGCCAGGAGTTCGCCCTGATCCCGGTCGAGAACGCCGTCGGCAACTTCACCAAGATCACCCAGCGCCTGCCGGTCAAGATCGTCGTCGACCGCAGCCAGTTGGGCCAGGCCCTGCGGCCGGGCCTGTCGGTCGAGATCAAGGTCGACGTCCGCGACCGCTCGGGCCCCTCGTTCGCCGAGGCGGCCCAGGTCACGCCGCAGGTCGCCCGCCAGGGCGTGGATCGCTAG
- a CDS encoding DHA2 family efflux MFS transporter permease subunit, with amino-acid sequence MTDAALPASEAPKTAPAKPEVDWGKLFLGFGAMVIGQFMAILDIQIVAASLPQIQAGVGASTDQISWIQTAYLIPEVVMIPLSGYLSRLWGTQRLYLISCTGFIVMSVLTGLSSSIDMMILTRALQGFIGGAMIPTVFAVAFTAFPPERRVTASVIMGLIVTLAPTVGPTLGGHLTEALSWRWLFFINVPTGLIVLFGVARWGEFDKGDPSLAKGFDWFGLAVMAIFLMSMQYVLEEGAKDDWFDDTGILWLTVVAVLGGTLFIWRQLTYRNPIVELRAFANRNFTVGVAMTAVSGASLFGGTFLLPQFLGRVRHYSASEVGTTMVVSGLSMFLTGPIAGRLVRKTDPRVPMFIGFVLAGWGMYMAHGVTKDWGFWEFAGVQACRGVGVMIAMIATQQITMSTLPPHMVKNASGLVNLSRNTGGAIGLALLATSITQQTALYYDDMTSKVTQGGATANMMAGLTERMMQLGVADPGGAARKAIGGMMQQQATVMAFGDSFTLLAIGCFVAAGVSLLAAPVKNAPPPPSDAH; translated from the coding sequence ATGACCGACGCCGCCCTCCCCGCCAGCGAAGCGCCCAAGACCGCCCCCGCCAAGCCCGAGGTCGACTGGGGCAAGCTGTTCCTGGGCTTCGGGGCCATGGTCATCGGCCAGTTCATGGCCATCCTGGACATCCAGATCGTCGCGGCCTCGCTGCCGCAGATCCAGGCCGGCGTCGGGGCCAGCACCGATCAGATCAGCTGGATCCAGACCGCCTATCTGATCCCCGAGGTCGTGATGATCCCGCTGTCGGGATATCTGTCACGGCTGTGGGGCACCCAGCGGCTCTACCTGATCTCGTGCACCGGCTTCATCGTCATGAGCGTGCTGACGGGCCTGAGCTCGTCGATCGACATGATGATCCTGACCCGGGCGCTACAGGGCTTCATCGGCGGGGCGATGATCCCGACGGTGTTCGCCGTGGCCTTCACCGCCTTCCCGCCCGAGCGGCGGGTGACGGCCAGCGTGATCATGGGCCTGATCGTCACCCTGGCCCCGACGGTCGGCCCCACCCTGGGCGGCCACTTGACCGAGGCTCTGTCCTGGCGCTGGCTGTTCTTCATCAACGTCCCGACCGGACTGATCGTGCTGTTCGGCGTGGCCCGCTGGGGCGAGTTCGACAAGGGCGACCCCAGCCTGGCCAAGGGCTTCGACTGGTTCGGCCTGGCCGTGATGGCGATCTTCCTGATGAGCATGCAGTACGTGCTGGAGGAAGGCGCCAAGGACGACTGGTTCGACGACACCGGCATCCTGTGGCTGACCGTGGTGGCCGTGCTGGGCGGAACCCTGTTCATCTGGCGACAGCTGACCTATCGCAACCCCATCGTCGAGCTACGGGCCTTCGCCAACCGCAACTTCACCGTCGGCGTGGCCATGACCGCCGTCTCGGGCGCCAGCCTGTTCGGGGGCACCTTCCTGCTGCCGCAGTTCCTGGGCCGGGTGCGCCACTATTCGGCGTCGGAGGTCGGCACCACCATGGTCGTCTCGGGCCTGTCGATGTTCCTGACCGGGCCCATCGCCGGGCGACTGGTGCGCAAGACCGACCCGCGCGTGCCGATGTTCATCGGCTTCGTTCTGGCCGGCTGGGGCATGTACATGGCCCACGGCGTGACCAAGGACTGGGGTTTCTGGGAGTTCGCCGGGGTTCAGGCTTGCCGTGGCGTCGGGGTCATGATCGCCATGATCGCGACCCAGCAGATCACGATGAGCACCCTGCCGCCGCACATGGTCAAGAACGCCTCGGGCCTGGTGAACCTGTCGCGCAACACCGGCGGGGCGATCGGCCTCGCCCTGCTGGCGACCTCGATCACCCAGCAGACGGCGCTGTACTACGACGACATGACCTCGAAGGTCACCCAGGGCGGGGCCACGGCCAACATGATGGCCGGCCTGACCGAGCGGATGATGCAGCTGGGCGTCGCCGACCCCGGCGGCGCGGCGCGCAAGGCCATCGGCGGCATGATGCAGCAGCAGGCCACGGTGATGGCCTTCGGCGACAGCTTCACCCTGCTGGCCATCGGCTGCTTCGTCGCCGCGGGCGTCTCGCTGCTGGCCGCCCCCGTCAAGAACGCCCCCCCGCCGCCTTCGGACGCTCACTGA
- a CDS encoding TetR/AcrR family transcriptional regulator: protein MPRIPGQIDVAKTEAILDAAVEVIGERGLAAPMEAIARRAGVSKQTVYNHYGSKADLMRALMTRRVESITASLREPGAVDNPTEALEAYARSMLETVVTNKSYSMMRVIMLGAGEMPDVAQEVFEAGPRAARRQLAAFLQMETELGRLKVENFEEAAEFFSGMVMGHSQMRSMLRLPSDKTPEEYGRLAREAAVRFMRAYAP, encoded by the coding sequence ATGCCGCGCATTCCCGGACAGATCGATGTCGCCAAGACCGAAGCGATCCTCGACGCCGCCGTCGAGGTGATCGGCGAGCGCGGCCTGGCGGCCCCGATGGAGGCCATCGCCCGCCGCGCCGGGGTCTCCAAGCAGACGGTCTACAACCACTACGGCTCGAAGGCCGACCTGATGCGGGCCCTGATGACCAGGCGGGTGGAGAGCATCACCGCCTCGCTGCGCGAGCCCGGCGCGGTCGACAATCCGACCGAGGCCCTGGAGGCCTACGCCCGTTCGATGCTGGAGACCGTGGTCACCAACAAGAGCTATTCGATGATGCGGGTGATCATGCTGGGCGCGGGCGAAATGCCGGACGTGGCCCAGGAGGTCTTCGAGGCTGGCCCCCGCGCCGCCCGTCGGCAGCTGGCGGCCTTCCTGCAGATGGAGACCGAGCTGGGTCGGCTGAAGGTCGAGAACTTCGAGGAGGCCGCCGAGTTCTTCTCCGGCATGGTCATGGGCCACAGCCAGATGCGCTCGATGCTGCGCCTGCCGTCCGACAAGACCCCGGAAGAGTACGGCCGCCTCGCGCGGGAGGCGGCCGTCCGTTTCATGAGAGCTTACGCGCCCTAG
- a CDS encoding enoyl-ACP reductase FabI: protein MADDYAFPKGELMRGKKGLVMGVANHNSIAWGIASQLAAQGAEMAFTYQGEELERRVRPLAESIGVKTLIPADVTDDASMDAAFAEIEKVFGTIDFVIHSVAFANKNELKGSFVDNTTREGFLLAMNISAFSFVDVAKRASKIMPNGGSLITMTYLGSERTIPNYNTMGVAKAALEASTRYIARDLGPKGIRANAISAGAMRTLALAGISGGRGMIAQGRAFSAMKEDTSMEGVAGCALWLASDLGKSTTGEVVHVDAGFHMMGMPDAEEA, encoded by the coding sequence ATGGCCGACGATTACGCGTTCCCCAAGGGCGAGCTGATGCGGGGCAAGAAGGGCCTCGTCATGGGCGTGGCCAACCACAACTCGATCGCCTGGGGCATCGCCAGCCAATTGGCCGCCCAGGGCGCCGAGATGGCCTTCACCTACCAGGGCGAGGAATTGGAGCGCCGGGTGCGCCCGCTGGCCGAGAGCATCGGCGTCAAGACGCTGATCCCGGCCGACGTCACCGACGACGCCTCGATGGACGCCGCCTTCGCCGAGATCGAGAAGGTCTTCGGGACGATCGACTTCGTGATCCACTCGGTGGCCTTCGCCAACAAGAACGAGCTTAAGGGCTCGTTCGTGGACAACACGACCCGCGAGGGCTTCCTGCTGGCCATGAACATCTCGGCCTTCAGCTTCGTCGACGTGGCCAAGCGCGCCAGCAAGATCATGCCGAACGGCGGCTCGCTGATCACCATGACCTATCTGGGGTCGGAGCGGACCATCCCGAATTACAACACCATGGGCGTGGCCAAGGCGGCTCTGGAAGCTTCGACCCGCTACATCGCCCGCGACCTGGGGCCCAAGGGCATCCGCGCCAACGCCATCTCGGCCGGCGCCATGCGCACCCTGGCCCTGGCCGGCATCTCGGGCGGCCGCGGCATGATCGCCCAAGGCCGCGCGTTCAGCGCGATGAAGGAAGACACCTCGATGGAAGGCGTCGCCGGTTGCGCCCTGTGGCTGGCCTCGGACCTCGGCAAGTCGACCACGGGCGAAGTCGTCCACGTCGACGCCGGCTTCCACATGATGGGCATGCCGGACGCCGAGGAAGCGTAA